A section of the Candidatus Binatia bacterium genome encodes:
- the recR gene encoding recombination protein RecR, which yields MAALPPPLEEAIRALTKLPGVGEKTAMRLTFYLLRAEADEVERLAHALLDLRRSTRLCSQCLGFTTEDPCRLCQDPSRDAELICVVERPADVVAVERSGGFKGRYHVLHGALSPLDGVGPEQLRIRELVERLQSGVVREVILACNPTAEGEATALYLAKLIKPLGVRVSRIAHGLPMGADVEYADGMTLTKAIEGRREL from the coding sequence ATGGCCGCACTCCCTCCACCCTTAGAAGAGGCAATTCGGGCTTTGACCAAGCTCCCCGGTGTCGGGGAAAAAACTGCCATGCGCCTCACGTTTTACCTCTTGCGCGCGGAAGCGGACGAAGTGGAGCGCCTCGCGCATGCCTTGTTAGACTTACGCCGTTCCACTCGATTGTGTTCTCAATGTTTGGGCTTCACGACGGAGGATCCCTGTCGCCTGTGTCAGGACCCGTCGCGTGATGCCGAGCTCATCTGTGTCGTGGAACGCCCAGCGGATGTGGTGGCTGTGGAACGTTCGGGCGGGTTTAAAGGGCGCTATCACGTTTTGCACGGAGCCTTGTCTCCCCTCGATGGCGTCGGCCCGGAACAACTTCGGATTCGCGAGCTTGTTGAACGGCTGCAAAGCGGGGTGGTTCGGGAGGTTATTCTGGCCTGTAACCCCACGGCCGAGGGGGAGGCCACGGCGTTGTATTTGGCGAAGCTCATCAAGCCTCTGGGAGTCCGCGTCAGCCGCATCGCGCATGGTCTCCCAATGGGGGCCGACGTGGAATACGCCGATGGAATGACGTTGACAAAGGCGATCGAGGGGCGCAGGGAGCTTTGA
- a CDS encoding oxidoreductase, whose translation MYAMLVRQLGGPEKLERVELPDPEPLPGHVVIDVRAIGCNFADILMTEGRYQLKPPLPFAPGSEVAGIVRSVGEGVPHLEPGQRVAAMLDFGAYSSVVSAPADFVVRLPPSMPFDVAAGFGVAYQTAYIGLAHRAGLKAGESLLVHAAAGGVGLAAVEVGRALGARVWGTAGSADKCALAVHHGAEACFDVSSHEWVEEVLRASGGRGVDVVYDPVGGEVFHRSLKCLAWSGRLVVIGFASGDIPELKMNRVLLKNIAITGLNLGSYKQRAPEVLRDALQRLFDLYEQGALKPEIYGRFPLERAREALELLRQRKTAGKVILIP comes from the coding sequence ATGTACGCGATGTTAGTCCGCCAGCTCGGGGGCCCAGAAAAGCTCGAAAGAGTCGAGCTTCCGGACCCTGAGCCACTGCCCGGGCACGTGGTCATCGATGTCCGTGCGATCGGCTGCAACTTTGCCGATATCTTGATGACCGAGGGCAGGTACCAGCTCAAACCCCCGCTGCCCTTTGCCCCGGGAAGCGAGGTCGCCGGCATTGTCCGCTCGGTCGGAGAAGGCGTACCACACTTGGAGCCAGGGCAGAGAGTAGCCGCGATGTTAGATTTCGGGGCGTATTCCAGCGTGGTTTCAGCGCCGGCAGACTTCGTGGTCCGGCTGCCGCCATCCATGCCTTTTGACGTAGCGGCAGGATTCGGTGTGGCATACCAAACCGCGTACATCGGTCTTGCCCACCGCGCTGGTTTGAAAGCGGGCGAATCCCTCTTGGTGCACGCGGCTGCAGGTGGAGTGGGTCTGGCGGCTGTGGAAGTCGGGCGAGCGCTGGGCGCTCGAGTCTGGGGCACTGCAGGATCTGCAGACAAGTGTGCTCTGGCTGTTCACCATGGGGCAGAGGCGTGTTTCGATGTGTCGTCCCACGAGTGGGTCGAGGAGGTATTACGGGCATCGGGAGGTCGCGGGGTCGATGTGGTGTACGATCCGGTGGGGGGCGAAGTGTTCCATCGATCGTTGAAGTGCCTGGCTTGGAGTGGACGGCTCGTGGTCATTGGCTTTGCTTCCGGGGACATTCCGGAGCTCAAAATGAACCGCGTGCTCCTCAAAAATATCGCCATCACCGGTTTGAACCTGGGAAGCTACAAGCAACGCGCACCCGAGGTCCTGCGCGACGCCCTCCAGAGGCTGTTCGATCTTTATGAGCAGGGCGCACTGAAGCCTGAGATCTACGGACGCTTCCCGCTCGAACGTGCACGCGAAGCGCTCGAGTTGCTGCGGCAGCGCAAAACCGCGGGCAAAGTTATTTTAATTCCGTGA
- a CDS encoding nucleoid-associated protein, YbaB/EbfC family, translated as MAKGIGSLGDIFAQAQELQKRLAKVQEEVAALTVQATAGGGMVTVEMNGKLEVIRVTIDPQVVASGDVEMLEDLVKAAVNQAIHKAQQAVAEEMRKVTGGLKIPGFSV; from the coding sequence ATGGCTAAGGGAATTGGTTCTCTGGGAGATATTTTTGCGCAAGCTCAGGAGCTGCAGAAACGCCTGGCGAAGGTTCAGGAAGAGGTTGCAGCATTGACGGTGCAAGCTACCGCCGGTGGCGGCATGGTGACAGTAGAGATGAACGGCAAGCTGGAGGTCATTCGAGTGACGATCGATCCCCAGGTCGTAGCAAGCGGCGACGTGGAGATGTTGGAGGATCTTGTCAAAGCGGCGGTGAACCAAGCCATTCACAAAGCCCAGCAGGCGGTGGCTGAAGAGATGCGCAAGGTGACCGGAGGCTTGAAGATTCCTGGCTTCTCCGTTTGA
- the glgB gene encoding 1,4-alpha-glucan branching enzyme GlgB has protein sequence MPSTPSLLTEFDLHLLAEGRHERSWEKLGAHPVEFNGERGVYFAVVAPNARRVSVIGEFNGWDPAAHPMRLRPEAGVWELFVPGVPHGALYKYWVESASSDYKVAKADPYAFFAELRPGTASRVWDLGGYAWSDAEWLERRRTTDWLRSPISVYEVHLGSWKRVPEQGNRWLTYRELAEQLPTYVRDMGYTHVEFLPITEHPLDASWGYQTTGYFAPTSRYGTPQDLMYLIDTLHQNGIGVILDWVPAHFPRDEHGLAYFDGTHLYEHADPRLGAHPDWGTLVFNYGRWEVRNFLLSNALFWFEVYHVDGLRVDAVASMLYLDYSRREGEWIPNRYGGRENLEAVEFLRHCNERVYALNPGAVTIAEESTSWPMVSRPTYLGGLGFGFKWDLGWMNDTLRYMGRDPIYRKYHHNDLTFRMLYAFTENFFLPLSHDEVVHGKGSLLGRMPGDDWQKFANLRLLFAYQYTQPGKKLLFMGADFGQWREWDHTSSVDWHLLEHEPHRGVQRLVRDLNRLYRQQAALHDCDCAATGFRWVDCHDSEQSTLSYLRFSEAGETALVVCNFTPVPRTGFRVGVPQGGFWREILNTDSAYYGGSNMGNDGGVLAEPVPSHGFKDSVVLTLPPLAALILVPQNHP, from the coding sequence ATGCCTAGTACCCCAAGCCTACTCACAGAATTCGACCTTCATCTTCTCGCGGAAGGCCGGCACGAGCGAAGTTGGGAAAAGCTCGGCGCTCACCCCGTCGAGTTCAACGGCGAGCGCGGAGTGTACTTCGCCGTCGTGGCCCCGAATGCGCGGCGCGTCTCTGTGATTGGCGAGTTCAACGGCTGGGACCCGGCGGCACATCCGATGCGGCTGCGCCCGGAAGCCGGGGTTTGGGAACTGTTCGTTCCGGGCGTCCCGCACGGCGCCTTGTACAAATACTGGGTGGAGTCGGCGTCGAGCGATTACAAGGTAGCCAAAGCAGACCCGTATGCGTTTTTTGCGGAACTCCGCCCCGGAACCGCGTCACGCGTTTGGGATCTCGGCGGCTATGCCTGGAGCGACGCCGAATGGCTGGAACGACGCCGAACCACCGACTGGCTTCGTTCGCCCATCTCGGTCTACGAGGTACATCTTGGATCGTGGAAGCGGGTGCCGGAGCAAGGAAATCGCTGGCTCACCTATCGCGAGCTCGCCGAACAGCTACCAACCTATGTCCGCGACATGGGTTATACGCACGTAGAGTTTCTGCCGATCACCGAACACCCACTCGATGCATCCTGGGGCTATCAAACGACGGGCTACTTTGCTCCGACCAGTCGCTATGGCACGCCACAAGACCTCATGTACCTGATCGACACCCTGCACCAAAACGGGATCGGCGTGATTTTGGACTGGGTACCTGCACACTTCCCGCGCGACGAGCACGGCCTGGCCTACTTCGATGGCACGCACCTCTACGAGCATGCCGATCCTCGGCTCGGAGCACATCCCGACTGGGGTACGTTGGTGTTCAACTACGGCCGCTGGGAGGTCCGCAATTTTCTTCTCAGCAACGCCCTGTTTTGGTTCGAAGTGTACCACGTGGACGGCCTGCGTGTGGACGCTGTGGCGAGCATGCTTTACCTCGACTATTCGCGGCGCGAAGGGGAATGGATTCCCAATCGGTACGGTGGACGCGAAAACTTGGAGGCTGTGGAATTTCTGCGGCACTGCAACGAACGCGTTTACGCATTGAACCCGGGTGCCGTGACGATCGCGGAAGAGTCAACCTCGTGGCCAATGGTTTCGCGGCCCACGTATTTGGGCGGACTGGGATTTGGCTTTAAGTGGGACCTGGGGTGGATGAATGACACCCTGCGATACATGGGTCGGGATCCGATCTACCGCAAGTATCACCACAACGATCTGACTTTTCGCATGTTGTATGCATTTACCGAAAACTTTTTCTTGCCGCTGTCTCACGACGAAGTGGTACACGGGAAAGGCTCCTTGCTCGGGCGGATGCCTGGGGATGACTGGCAAAAGTTCGCCAACCTGAGGCTTCTTTTCGCCTACCAATATACGCAACCCGGGAAGAAGCTGCTGTTCATGGGGGCGGACTTCGGGCAGTGGCGGGAGTGGGATCATACAAGCAGCGTCGACTGGCACCTACTCGAACACGAACCACACCGAGGCGTGCAACGCCTGGTGCGCGACCTGAACCGCTTGTATCGCCAGCAGGCGGCACTCCACGATTGCGATTGCGCGGCAACTGGTTTCCGCTGGGTCGACTGCCACGACAGCGAACAAAGCACGCTCAGTTACCTCCGGTTCAGCGAGGCAGGCGAAACGGCGCTCGTTGTTTGTAATTTCACGCCGGTTCCGCGGACAGGTTTTCGTGTGGGTGTACCACAAGGTGGCTTCTGGCGCGAAATTCTCAACACCGATTCCGCTTATTACGGAGGCAGCAACATGGGTAACGACGGCGGGGTGCTCGCCGAGCCCGTACCGTCACACGGGTTCAAAGACTCCGTGGTGTTGACATTGCCTCCACTTGCAGCGCTGATACTAGTTCCACAAAACCACCCATGA
- a CDS encoding nicotinate phosphoribosyltransferase, which translates to MPGPLSMRSFALATDLYELTMAAAYFCNRISAVATFELFVRELPPARRFLLVAGLDQALDYLEALRFSPEDIDYLRRHPSFSTVPSAFFDYLGEFRFEGEVWAMPEGTVAFPPEPLLRVTAPILQAQIVETFLLATINFQTMIASKAARVVTAARGRPVIEFGSRRAHGSEAAMLAARAAFIGGCTGTSNVEAGLCFGVPTFGTIAHSWIMSFDDELAAFEHYTRVFPHATTLLIDTYDTLAAARKIVAAGLKPQAVRLDSGELAALSVKVREILDAGGLTATRIFASGDLDEYRIAELLQQGAPIDAFGVGTRLSTSADAPNLGGVYKLVEVQADHQRKARVKTSPGKVTLPGRKQVWRTRSADGHYDEDWIALADEPPPAPQAEPLLQLVMRNGQRTTAPIPVQEIRERALQNLDRLPEPLRELTPGPGLLVRVTPRLLAEQERAAAKCVGR; encoded by the coding sequence ATGCCGGGTCCCCTCAGCATGCGGTCGTTCGCTTTGGCCACGGACTTGTACGAACTCACCATGGCCGCTGCCTATTTCTGCAACCGGATTTCAGCCGTGGCTACGTTCGAGTTGTTTGTGCGCGAACTACCGCCGGCACGGCGTTTCTTGCTTGTGGCGGGTCTCGACCAAGCGCTGGATTATTTGGAGGCTTTGAGGTTCTCACCTGAGGATATCGATTACTTGCGCCGCCACCCGAGTTTCAGCACCGTACCCAGCGCATTCTTTGATTACCTCGGCGAGTTCCGCTTCGAGGGGGAAGTTTGGGCAATGCCCGAAGGAACCGTGGCCTTCCCACCTGAGCCGCTTCTCCGCGTTACCGCTCCCATTCTTCAAGCTCAAATTGTCGAGACATTCCTGCTGGCAACAATCAACTTTCAGACCATGATTGCTTCCAAGGCTGCCCGCGTGGTCACCGCCGCTCGAGGTCGCCCGGTCATCGAGTTCGGCTCTCGTCGCGCCCACGGCAGCGAAGCCGCTATGCTTGCAGCTCGGGCCGCCTTTATTGGTGGATGTACGGGAACATCCAACGTCGAAGCTGGTCTTTGTTTCGGAGTGCCGACATTTGGCACAATTGCACATTCCTGGATTATGTCTTTCGATGACGAGCTGGCCGCATTCGAGCATTACACACGCGTGTTTCCGCATGCGACTACGCTGCTCATCGATACATACGATACGCTGGCCGCGGCTCGAAAGATCGTTGCGGCAGGGCTCAAACCGCAGGCCGTGCGCTTGGACAGCGGAGAGCTGGCCGCATTGAGCGTGAAGGTGCGGGAGATTTTGGATGCGGGTGGACTCACGGCCACGCGAATTTTCGCCAGCGGGGACCTCGACGAGTACCGCATCGCGGAATTGCTCCAACAAGGCGCTCCCATCGATGCTTTTGGTGTTGGGACACGCCTTTCAACATCGGCCGACGCCCCGAACTTAGGAGGCGTGTACAAACTCGTCGAAGTTCAGGCCGACCATCAGCGCAAGGCGCGAGTAAAAACCAGCCCCGGCAAGGTGACCTTGCCCGGCCGCAAGCAAGTGTGGCGCACCCGCTCCGCAGATGGTCACTACGACGAAGACTGGATCGCCCTTGCGGACGAGCCACCGCCGGCTCCGCAAGCGGAGCCTCTCTTGCAACTGGTGATGCGTAATGGCCAGCGCACCACGGCCCCCATCCCAGTCCAAGAAATTCGGGAGCGAGCGCTGCAGAACTTGGACCGGCTTCCGGAACCGCTCCGAGAACTTACCCCCGGCCCGGGTCTTTTGGTCCGTGTCACTCCGAGACTTCTTGCAGAACAAGAGCGCGCTGCCGCGAAATGTGTCGGCCGCTAG
- the glgA2 gene encoding glycogen synthase 2, producing MGALPRFLRARGVDVAVVLPGYRCLRRPEFRWEATDYEVEVPISGEWIRAPVWRTAMRGGVPVYAIVADRYFDRPELYGEAGQPYPDNAERFAFFSRAVLDLVDAVGVPDIIHVHDWHAALVPAFLRADARRYEWGAHSRTVLTIHNLAYQGSFWAQDWHILCLPDRFFSFDGFEAWGNINYLKAGISFADWLTTVSPTYSREIQTPESGFGLDGALRYRSDRLIGILNGVDYEEWNPATDPSLEARFDVQDLSGKQHCKAMLQSAHELRVDETVPLAGVVSRLVPEKGMDFLAEVVPMIVERGVQLVLLGKGEPNLEKRWKDLGQEFHGHVAVSVGFDEILARRIYGGADLFLMPSRFEPCGLAQMYAMRYGAVPVVHATGGLVDSVIDVRTDPTHGTGFRFHPLALGNFLSTLDDAVSVYGNRKEWSSLRERTMRADFSWHRTAAAYVDLYMKAVVAPPFRDFPRE from the coding sequence ATGGGGGCCCTGCCACGATTTCTGAGGGCGCGAGGGGTGGATGTGGCCGTGGTACTCCCCGGATACCGGTGTCTGCGGCGCCCTGAGTTTCGCTGGGAGGCCACGGATTATGAAGTCGAGGTGCCGATTTCGGGAGAGTGGATTCGCGCCCCAGTTTGGCGCACGGCTATGCGCGGCGGTGTCCCGGTGTACGCAATCGTGGCTGATCGGTACTTCGATCGCCCGGAGCTGTACGGTGAGGCTGGCCAGCCTTACCCCGACAACGCTGAACGGTTTGCATTTTTTTCGCGAGCCGTGCTCGACCTCGTGGACGCTGTGGGAGTTCCGGACATTATTCACGTGCACGATTGGCACGCCGCGCTGGTGCCCGCCTTTTTACGTGCAGACGCACGGCGTTATGAGTGGGGCGCACACTCCCGCACCGTGTTGACCATCCACAATCTTGCCTACCAAGGAAGCTTCTGGGCCCAGGACTGGCACATTCTCTGCCTGCCTGACCGATTTTTCTCGTTTGACGGCTTCGAGGCCTGGGGCAACATCAACTACCTGAAGGCCGGAATTTCGTTTGCGGACTGGTTGACCACAGTCAGCCCAACTTACTCTCGTGAGATCCAAACCCCGGAAAGCGGCTTTGGTCTGGACGGGGCGCTCCGCTACCGGTCCGACCGCCTCATCGGCATTCTAAACGGAGTGGACTACGAAGAGTGGAACCCCGCGACCGACCCGAGTCTGGAAGCTCGCTTCGATGTTCAGGATCTTTCCGGAAAACAGCATTGCAAGGCAATGCTGCAAAGTGCTCATGAACTCCGAGTCGACGAGACCGTACCCCTCGCAGGCGTGGTCTCTCGACTTGTGCCAGAAAAGGGGATGGATTTTCTCGCCGAAGTAGTTCCGATGATCGTCGAGCGGGGCGTTCAGTTGGTCTTGCTGGGGAAAGGCGAACCGAACTTGGAAAAGAGATGGAAAGACCTCGGGCAGGAGTTTCACGGGCATGTGGCTGTTTCCGTGGGTTTCGATGAGATTCTTGCCCGGCGCATTTATGGCGGGGCTGACCTTTTCCTAATGCCCTCGCGGTTCGAGCCTTGCGGTCTCGCGCAGATGTACGCCATGCGCTACGGAGCTGTGCCCGTGGTGCATGCAACAGGGGGTTTGGTGGACTCCGTCATCGATGTCCGAACTGACCCGACTCACGGCACAGGTTTTCGGTTTCACCCATTGGCCCTGGGGAACTTTTTGTCGACTTTGGATGACGCGGTAAGCGTTTATGGGAACAGAAAGGAATGGTCTTCTTTGCGGGAGCGGACCATGCGAGCGGACTTTTCATGGCATCGGACCGCTGCCGCGTACGTAGACCTCTACATGAAAGCAGTCGTGGCCCCACCATTCCGGGATTTCCCACGCGAGTGA
- the lon gene encoding Lon protease, translating to MTLEDEREESKKQRYIGFEADLGEVNVPGELPILPLRGVVIFPAAIVPLLISRASSLRLIEEALTGDRLIGLVSQKNPEEENPTTDGLYSRGTAGRILKMLKYPDGSVRILVQGLRRIEIVEFVQATPYFRARVHQLSDVKPESPALPAIQAQLVNQFSKYVSMIPYLPDELQVVVTNIRDPGKVTDLIASNLNIGLEEKQELLSTLDVKQRMERLLMILKREIELLELGHKIQAQVQSELTKNQKEFYLRQQMRAIQKELGESDPRAAEVEELRKKMEEAKLPPEARKAAEQELERLKIIPPESAEHTVVRTYLEWLVNLPWSVSTEDNLDIAHARQVLDEDHYDLEKIKDRILEFLAVRKLKRDSKGPILCFVGPPGTGKTSLGRSIARALGRKFVRLSLGGVRDEAEIRGHRRTYIGALPGRIIQSIRNAGSNNPLLMLDEIDKLGADFRGDPASALLEVLDPEQNNAFVDHYLDVPFDLSRVMFVTTANLLDPIPAPLRDRMEVIELAGYTEEEKLVIARRHLIPKQMRENGLEEGQVSFTDDGILHIIRYYTREAGLRNLEREIGSICRKVARGITEGKTEPVVVDPSKVREMLGPERFFSEVADRTQEPGVAVGLAWTPNGGDIIFIESTKMVGKKNLILTGQLGDVMKESAQAALSYIRAHAASLGIAPDFFENLDIHIHVPAGAVPKDGPSAGIALATSLASLLTGRLVRHDVAMTGEITLRGKVLPVGGIKEKVLGARRAGIKTVILPKRNEKDLEEVPEAVRKEMNFIFVETIDEVLRYALEPAAAAQKRAAAL from the coding sequence ATGACATTGGAAGACGAAAGAGAAGAATCCAAGAAGCAAAGGTACATTGGGTTTGAGGCCGATTTAGGGGAGGTGAACGTCCCAGGGGAACTGCCCATCCTACCCCTCCGGGGCGTGGTGATCTTCCCTGCGGCCATCGTGCCTTTGCTGATTTCTCGGGCCTCGTCCCTCCGCCTGATCGAAGAGGCTCTGACGGGGGACCGCCTGATTGGCTTGGTGAGCCAGAAGAATCCCGAAGAGGAAAATCCGACGACCGATGGATTGTATTCGCGCGGTACGGCCGGGCGGATCCTCAAAATGCTGAAATACCCGGACGGCAGTGTGCGCATCCTGGTTCAGGGTCTGCGCCGAATCGAAATTGTCGAGTTTGTGCAGGCCACGCCCTATTTCCGGGCGCGGGTGCACCAGCTTTCCGACGTCAAGCCCGAATCGCCGGCACTTCCAGCGATCCAAGCGCAGTTGGTGAACCAGTTCTCCAAATACGTCTCGATGATCCCGTATTTGCCGGACGAACTGCAGGTCGTCGTGACCAATATTCGCGACCCGGGTAAGGTGACGGACCTGATCGCGTCCAACCTGAACATTGGGTTGGAAGAGAAACAAGAACTGCTGAGTACGCTGGACGTCAAGCAACGGATGGAGCGCTTGTTGATGATCCTCAAGCGCGAGATCGAGTTGCTCGAACTCGGCCATAAGATTCAGGCGCAGGTGCAATCGGAACTCACCAAAAACCAGAAGGAGTTCTACTTGCGCCAGCAAATGCGAGCGATCCAAAAAGAGCTCGGCGAGTCGGATCCGCGGGCGGCCGAGGTCGAAGAACTCCGCAAGAAAATGGAGGAGGCGAAGTTGCCCCCCGAAGCTCGCAAGGCAGCGGAGCAAGAGCTCGAGCGGCTCAAAATCATTCCGCCGGAATCCGCGGAACACACGGTGGTGCGCACCTACTTGGAGTGGTTGGTCAACCTGCCGTGGTCCGTCTCCACCGAGGACAACCTGGATATTGCGCACGCCCGGCAGGTGTTGGACGAGGACCACTACGACCTCGAGAAAATTAAAGACCGCATTTTGGAATTCCTTGCGGTTCGAAAACTCAAACGAGATTCGAAAGGGCCCATCTTGTGCTTCGTCGGCCCTCCGGGAACCGGGAAGACTTCCTTGGGTCGTTCGATCGCGCGTGCCCTGGGGCGAAAGTTCGTCCGGTTATCTTTAGGGGGAGTCCGTGACGAGGCGGAAATCCGAGGTCACCGGCGGACTTACATTGGTGCTTTGCCTGGCCGGATCATCCAGAGCATCCGCAACGCGGGCTCGAACAACCCACTGTTGATGCTCGACGAGATTGACAAACTCGGCGCGGACTTTCGGGGCGACCCCGCTTCAGCCTTGTTGGAGGTTCTCGATCCGGAGCAAAACAATGCCTTCGTGGATCATTACCTCGACGTCCCATTCGATCTCTCGCGGGTGATGTTCGTCACCACAGCAAACTTGCTCGACCCGATACCCGCGCCCTTGCGAGACCGCATGGAGGTGATCGAGCTTGCGGGTTACACGGAAGAGGAAAAACTCGTGATCGCACGCCGGCACTTGATCCCCAAACAGATGCGGGAAAACGGGCTGGAGGAAGGGCAGGTGTCGTTCACGGACGACGGCATTTTGCACATCATCCGCTATTACACGCGTGAGGCCGGACTCCGTAACTTGGAACGCGAAATTGGCAGTATCTGCCGTAAGGTTGCCCGAGGCATCACCGAAGGAAAGACGGAACCAGTGGTCGTGGACCCAAGTAAAGTCCGCGAAATGCTCGGCCCAGAGCGATTTTTCTCCGAGGTGGCGGACCGGACTCAGGAGCCGGGCGTGGCTGTGGGTCTGGCCTGGACCCCCAACGGTGGAGACATCATTTTTATCGAGTCCACGAAGATGGTCGGCAAGAAGAACCTGATTCTGACCGGCCAACTGGGCGACGTGATGAAGGAATCTGCCCAGGCCGCTTTGAGTTACATTCGAGCGCACGCCGCGAGCCTAGGTATTGCTCCAGATTTCTTCGAGAACTTGGACATCCACATTCATGTGCCGGCTGGAGCTGTGCCGAAGGATGGGCCGTCGGCCGGTATCGCGTTGGCCACGTCTTTGGCGTCGTTGTTGACGGGCCGGCTGGTTCGCCACGATGTGGCGATGACGGGGGAAATTACGCTGCGCGGCAAGGTCCTGCCTGTGGGGGGTATCAAAGAGAAGGTGCTCGGAGCGCGGCGAGCCGGGATCAAAACTGTGATTCTGCCTAAGCGGAACGAGAAAGACCTGGAGGAGGTCCCGGAAGCCGTCCGCAAGGAAATGAACTTTATCTTCGTCGAGACCATTGACGAGGTTCTCCGCTACGCCCTCGAGCCTGCCGCAGCCGCTCAGAAGCGTGCCGCCGCTCTCTAA
- a CDS encoding methylcobamide--CoM methyltransferase, producing the protein MKTIVHNHSTLPGETAPSLADLLRAQAGAGCAVLTDGFYAERDPVWLAIECTSGVEPGPPADYYGAGFTVPTPVICDHLHHQASLAVQRWRAAQAETSFPVKAVLPGPLTLAQLAEVRNSVYEDVSALAEAWATALLPEFSGLVEAGAKWIQIDEPGILRQPTLLRLARDLLQPFWDSREDSFLIVSTWGPGAADWYAQLHSLPTDAVGVDLVANPELWDLIAEVGASQQLYLGLANPFGHVCGDPHVRVKVKQVLHNYEFPLLHIGPSCGLQGLSPEAALDTLRQIAEFAGDLSGKS; encoded by the coding sequence ATGAAAACGATTGTCCACAATCACAGCACCCTTCCGGGTGAAACTGCACCGTCGCTCGCTGACCTCCTCCGCGCCCAAGCTGGGGCCGGTTGTGCCGTGCTCACCGATGGCTTCTACGCGGAACGGGACCCGGTATGGCTGGCGATCGAGTGCACGAGTGGCGTGGAGCCTGGTCCACCGGCGGATTACTATGGCGCCGGTTTTACGGTTCCGACACCTGTCATTTGTGATCACCTACACCACCAGGCCAGCCTCGCCGTCCAACGCTGGCGTGCAGCCCAAGCCGAAACCAGTTTTCCCGTGAAGGCCGTATTACCGGGTCCGTTAACGCTCGCCCAGCTCGCTGAAGTTCGAAACAGCGTGTACGAGGACGTTTCCGCCCTAGCGGAAGCTTGGGCGACCGCGCTTCTTCCCGAATTCTCGGGTCTGGTGGAGGCTGGCGCAAAATGGATCCAAATTGACGAGCCTGGCATTTTGCGGCAGCCAACCTTGCTGCGACTGGCGCGCGATTTGTTGCAGCCCTTCTGGGACAGTCGCGAAGATTCCTTTCTAATCGTATCCACCTGGGGGCCTGGGGCCGCGGATTGGTATGCACAGTTGCACTCTCTGCCCACGGACGCAGTGGGCGTCGATCTCGTTGCCAACCCGGAGCTTTGGGATTTGATTGCCGAGGTCGGCGCGAGCCAACAACTGTATCTGGGTTTGGCAAACCCATTTGGACATGTTTGCGGCGACCCGCACGTTCGAGTCAAAGTGAAACAGGTGCTGCACAATTACGAGTTTCCGTTGCTCCACATCGGCCCGTCCTGCGGTTTGCAAGGCCTGTCTCCCGAGGCTGCACTCGATACTCTCCGACAAATTGCTGAGTTCGCAGGGGACTTGTCGGGTAAATCCTGA